From a region of the candidate division WOR-3 bacterium genome:
- a CDS encoding NAD(P)H-hydrate dehydratase — MKISSVAEMRSLDEKAVSIYGIPQEILMENAGHAAYSVIQNEFGVEGKRFMVLCGTGNNGGDGLVVARKLYSSGGDVKVLVVGEISKFKGAGKKNLEIIRKLNIEIITIVEPSPIIDLIKNSDSLIDAIFGTGLDRQVDGLHKEIINIIRSSGKKVFSLDIPSGINGDTGQVMETAVRADFTVTFGLPKIGNIMHPGFDHCGKIYVSHISFPPELHGAEYIKISTNDPVVLPKRESNSHKGDFGKTLFIAGSSKYLGAPYLSAMSFLKSGGGLSFLATPESVAPFIGMKGAEIVLIPQKQTSSGSLSLENEKELIEFSDKVDFVVAGPGLSLDDETKKLVKKIVNKIEKPLLLDGDGLTALTEDLSVLQERKFPTILTPHTGEMARLAKVDVEFVEKNKIQILNKLTKELNSTIVLKGAHSLIGFSDGRIFINLSGNPGMATAGSGDVLTGVISAMHGLGFDVEKSVRTGVYVHGCAGDLAAEAVGEDGMLSGDIMEYLPESLKILRENYKSVIQNYSGKLALV; from the coding sequence ATGAAAATTAGTTCTGTCGCTGAAATGCGCTCTCTTGATGAAAAGGCGGTTTCAATTTATGGGATACCCCAGGAAATCCTGATGGAAAATGCCGGTCATGCAGCCTATTCGGTAATACAGAATGAATTCGGTGTTGAGGGTAAAAGATTTATGGTTTTATGCGGCACGGGTAATAACGGAGGTGACGGACTTGTAGTGGCAAGGAAGCTGTATTCTTCTGGAGGAGATGTCAAAGTCTTGGTAGTGGGTGAAATTTCCAAATTTAAAGGGGCGGGAAAGAAAAACTTAGAAATCATCAGAAAGCTAAATATTGAAATTATTACCATTGTTGAACCATCTCCAATTATTGATTTGATAAAGAACTCGGACTCGCTCATAGATGCAATATTCGGAACTGGTCTCGACAGGCAGGTAGATGGCTTGCACAAAGAAATAATCAATATAATCAGGTCTAGCGGCAAAAAAGTGTTTTCGCTCGACATACCTTCGGGTATAAACGGTGACACAGGCCAAGTAATGGAAACGGCTGTTAGAGCTGATTTTACAGTAACATTCGGCCTTCCAAAAATCGGAAATATCATGCATCCCGGATTTGATCATTGTGGCAAGATCTACGTCTCTCATATATCTTTTCCCCCCGAATTACATGGAGCAGAATATATAAAAATCTCGACAAACGATCCGGTGGTTTTACCTAAGAGGGAGAGTAATTCGCACAAGGGGGATTTCGGTAAAACACTTTTTATAGCCGGTTCGTCAAAATATCTTGGAGCTCCATATTTATCTGCAATGTCTTTTCTCAAATCTGGTGGTGGGCTTTCTTTTTTGGCGACTCCCGAAAGCGTTGCGCCCTTTATCGGGATGAAAGGCGCCGAAATAGTTTTAATCCCTCAAAAGCAGACATCATCTGGAAGTCTGTCTCTTGAGAATGAGAAAGAATTGATAGAATTTTCCGACAAAGTGGATTTTGTCGTCGCCGGGCCTGGATTATCTTTGGACGATGAGACCAAGAAACTAGTCAAAAAAATCGTAAATAAAATTGAAAAACCCCTACTATTAGACGGGGACGGTTTGACTGCTTTAACTGAAGACCTAAGTGTTTTGCAAGAGCGGAAATTTCCGACAATTCTCACCCCTCACACAGGAGAAATGGCGAGATTGGCGAAAGTCGACGTCGAATTTGTGGAGAAGAACAAAATTCAAATTCTTAATAAATTGACAAAAGAACTGAACTCTACAATTGTGCTAAAAGGAGCACATTCTTTGATTGGATTTTCTGACGGTAGGATTTTTATAAATCTCAGCGGAAACCCAGGCATGGCGACCGCGGGTAGTGGCGATGTTCTGACCGGAGTTATTTCCGCAATGCATGGTCTCGGTTTTGATGTCGAAAAATCTGTCCGAACCGGAGTATATGTTCACGGTTGCGCGGGAGACCTCGCCGCAGAAGCAGTCGGTGAGGATGGAATGCTGTCAGGTGATATTATGGAATATTTGCCTGAGAGTTTAAAAATACTCAGAGAAAACTACAAATCTGTTATCCAGAACTACTCGGGTAAATTAGCACTTGTTTGA
- a CDS encoding MBL fold metallo-hydrolase: PDMEEIFKAASQFGKIYSIVGGLHGFDRFELFKNLSFICPTHCTRHREMIKKMYPQKYIEGGVGKSFEI, encoded by the coding sequence ATCCTGACATGGAAGAAATTTTCAAAGCTGCTTCGCAATTCGGCAAGATATACTCCATTGTAGGAGGTTTGCACGGATTTGATCGTTTTGAGCTTTTCAAAAATTTAAGCTTTATATGCCCCACTCATTGCACACGGCATAGGGAAATGATAAAAAAAATGTACCCTCAAAAATACATAGAGGGGGGAGTTGGAAAGTCATTTGAAATATAG